In the Quercus lobata isolate SW786 chromosome 5, ValleyOak3.0 Primary Assembly, whole genome shotgun sequence genome, one interval contains:
- the LOC115988490 gene encoding putative germin-like protein 2-1: MASPILFFGLLALFFLAASASDPSPLQDFCVADTNSPVLLNGLACKDPKTVEANDFSSSGLHIAGNTSNPEGLSVASAQIPGLNTLGISLLRFDYAPGGINAPHIHPRATEILTVLEGSLEVGFVTSTPPNRLITKVLQKGDVFVFPIGLIHYQRNVGKTSAAAIAAASSQNPGFIPIANSVFGSKPDIPSDVLAKAFQVDKNVVNHIRSKF; the protein is encoded by the exons ATGGCTTCCCCCATTCTCTTCTTCGGacttttagctttatttttcCTTGCTGCATCGGCATCTGATCCTAGCCCTCTCCAAGATTTCTGTGTTGCGGATACAAATAGTCCAG TGCTCCTAAATGGTTTGGCTTGCAAGGATCCTAAGACGGTTGAAGCCAATGATTTTTCAAGCAGTGGACTTCATATAGCAGGCAACACATCAAACCCTGAAGGGTTAAGCGTGGCCTCTGCACAAATACCAGGACTTAACACTCTTGGAATTTCCCTCCTCCGTTTTGACTACGCACCAGGGGGTATCAACGCTCCCCACATTCACCCTCGTGCCACCGAAATCTTAACAGTCTTGGAAGGTAGCCTTGAAGTTGGGTTTGTTACATCTACTCCTCCAAACCGTCTTATCACAAAGGTGCTACAGAAGGGTGATGTGTTCGTATTCCCAATTGGTCTCATCCACTATCAAAGAAATGTTGGTAAAACAAGTGCCGCCGCCATTGCTGCTGCAAGCAGTCAAAACCCTGGTTTTATCCCAATTGCCAATTCAGTGTTTGGGTCCAAGCCTGACATTCCTAGTGACGTTTTAGCTAAGGCCTTCCAGGTGGATAAAAATGTTGTCAACCATATCCGGTCTAAGTTCTAG
- the LOC115988471 gene encoding putative germin-like protein 2-1: MASPILFFGLLAFFFLAALASDPSPLQDFCVADTNSPVLLNGLACKDPKTVEANDFSSSGLHIAGNTSNPEGLSVASAQIPGLNTLGISLLRFDYAPWGINAPHIHPRATEILTVLEGSLEVGFVTSTPPNRLITKVLQKGDVFVFPIGLIHYQRNVGKKCATAIAAASSQNPGFIPIANAVFGSKPDIPSDVLVKAFQVDKNVVNHIRSKF, from the exons ATGGCTTCCCCCATTCTCTTCTTCGGACTTCTAGCTTTCTTTTTCCTTGCTGCATTGGCATCTGATCCTAGCCCTCTCCAAGATTTCTGTGTTGCAGATACAAATAGTCCAG TGCTCCTAAATGGTTTGGCTTGCAAGGATCCTAAGACGGTTGAAGCCAATGATTTTTCAAGCAGTGGACTTCATATAGCAGGCAACACATCAAACCCTGAAGGGTTAAGCGTGGCCTCTGCACAAATACCAGGACTTAATACTCTTGGAATTTCCCTCCTCCGTTTTGACTACGCACCATGGGGTATCAACGCTCCCCACATTCACCCTCGTGCCACTGAAATCTTAACAGTCTTGGAAGGTAGCCTTGAAGTTGGGTTTGTTACATCTACTCCTCCAAACCGTCTTATCACAAAGGTGCTACAGAAGGGTGATGTGTTCGTATTCCCAATTGGTCTCATCCACTATCAAAGAAATGTTGGTAAAAAATGTGCCACCGCCATTGCTGCTGCAAGCAGTCAAAACCCTGGTTTTATCCCAATTGCCAATGCAGTGTTTGGGTCCAAGCCTGACATTCCTAGTGACGTTTTAGTTAAGGCCTTCCAGGTGGATAAAAATGTTGTCAACCATATCCGGTCTAAGTTCTAG